The Ornithinimicrobium faecis region GCGAGCACCTCAAGCCGTTCGTCGCCGCCATCGAGGCTGGCGTCTCCTCGATCATGCCCTACTACGGCGTGCCCGTGGACGTGTCCTACAACGGCACGGACTACGAAGAGGTCGGCATGGCCTTCTCGGACCAGATCGTCAACCAGTTGCTGCGCGACGAGCTCGGCTTCCAGGGTTACGTCAACTCCGACACCGGCATCATCAACGACCGCGCCTGGGGTCTGGAGGAGAACACCGTGCCCGAGCGGGTGGCTGCCGCCATCAACGGTGGCACCGACACCCTCTCCGGCTTCCACGACGTCGCCACCATCACCGACCTGGTCAACGACGGCCTGGTCACCGAGGAGCGCGTCGAGCTCGCGGCCACCCGTCTGGTCACCCCGATGTTCGACATGGGCCTGTTCGAGAACCCCTATGTGGACCCGGCCCACGCGACCGAGACCGTGGGCAGCGAGGCGCACCGCGAGGTGGGCCTGGACCTGCAGCGCAAGTCCGCTGTCCTGCTGCAGAACGGGCCGGCCGCCTCTGGTGGCGGCAAGACCCTGCCGTTCGAGGCTGGTGCCTCCGTCTACGTCCTGGGCGACATCGACCCGGAGGCCGTCGCGGCCTACGGCTACGACGTCACCGACGGCAACGTCGAGGAGGGTGAGGAGCGGCCGAGCGCCGAGGGCCACGACTACCTGCTCGTCTCGATGACGAGCTCCAACGAAGGCAGCGAGGCCTACGTCAGCAACGACCCGGCATACGGTCTGAACCCCGACCACATCAACCCCAGCGTCATCGAGGGCTTTGCGGGTCTGGACGGGGAGAGCACCTATGGTGCCGCCGACGCGTGCGTCGCCTACGGCGCCGAGTCGTGCACCGACGACGGCCTGCGCTTTGGTGGGTCCTTCCCGTGGGAGTCCAGCATCCTGGACTTCACCGGCATGGAGGCCGCCGAGTCCTGGCAGGTCACCCCTTCCCTGTCGACGGTCCAGCAGGCCACCGCGGAGGTGGGTGACCCCAACAAGGTCGTCCTGAACGTCTACTTCCGTCAGCCGTTCGTCCTGGACGAGGCGAGCGGTCTGCGCGACGCCGGTGCCATCGTGGCCGACTTCGGCACGACCGACACCGCACTGCTGGACGTGCTGTCCGGTGAGTTCGCGCCGCAGGGCAAGATGCCGTTCGCCCTGGCTGGCACGTCCGAGGCGATCCTCGAGCAGGCCAGTGACCTGCCCGGCTACGAGGACACCGAGGACGGCGCACTGTTCCCGTTCGGCTTCGGCCTCACCTATGAGGACGCGCCGGAGGTGCAGCGCATCGACGGTGACCACCGCTATGCGACAGCCGCGGAGATCGCCGTGGAGTTCCCGGAGGGCACCGACACCGTCTACATCGCCAACGGCCTGGAGGCCGCTGAGGGTGCCGACGCGCTGGCCGCTGGTGCGGCGGGTGCCCGGGGTGTCCTGGAGTTCATCCCGAACGAGACCCCGCAGGGCGACCCCGCGCCGATCCTGCTGGTCAAGGACGACCTCGTCCCGCAGGCGACCACTGCTGCGCTCGAGGCGCTCAACCCCTCGGAGATCGTGATCGTCGGCGGGACCCTCTCGGTCAACGCGGACGTCGAGGCCCGGCTCGCGGAGTCCGGCGCCGACGTGCGGCGGGTGGCTGGCGACAACCGTTACGAGACAGCGGCCCAGATCGCTGCCGAGTATTCGGGCGTCGACACCGTCTACGTCGCCACCGGTCGCGGTGCGCCGGACAGCAACCTGGCCCTGGCCGATGCGCTGACGGCGTCCTCGGTCGCCGGCAGCAACGGCGCCCCCGTGGTGCTGACACGCCCCGACCTGGTGCCGGCTGCGACGCAGGCCGTGATCGCGGACCTCGACCCGGACAACATCGTGGTCGTGGGTGGCCCGGAGGCCATCAGCGACGAGGTGCTGGCCGCGCTGGGTGAGCTTGCTCCGGCGGAGCGGGTGGCCGGTGACAACCGCTATGAGACGGCGGCGGCACTGACCCAGGCGTATGCCGAGGACGGCGACACCCTGTATGTCGCCTCGGGTGCCACCTTCCCGGACGCGCTGGCAGGTGGGTCGCTGAGCGGCTCGACCAGCGCACCGATGCTGTTGACGCGGGCAGACCTGCTGCCGAGCGCGACGGCGGCGGAGATCGAGCGGCTCAGCCCGCAGGGCATCACCATCCTCGGTGGTCCCGAGTCGATCAACACCGACGTTGAGGCCAAGCTGCAGGAGCTGCTCGACACGACCTGGGCCGACTGACCCGCATCAGTCGACCCTCG contains the following coding sequences:
- a CDS encoding cell wall-binding repeat-containing protein, with translation MTQRSRRTLRGVAATGAALTLTLGVVGGGQAAPNVPTSPEGTPAVEQPELESRVKEIIEQDGLQFRDLNSNGDVDPYEDWRLSSADRATDLVEQMTLEERAGLMLIDTLNADCTDGQRGTLGENAEPYILGEHMHRLIFRNVVTSPDQAECGEGGGGFQASTSLTPAEAATYMNAVQELSESSRLGLPVLYKSNARNHIDPDARAGINESAGAFTAFPKEAGIASAALGEEALATGENPAVGDMAVVEDFAEVMGAEWESIGLRGMYGYMADLSTEPRWYRAHETFTEDADLAANLMTTLVETLQGPVDTDGNSLTPDTSVALTMKHFPGGGPQELGLDPHFSFGKAQVYPGDAFGEHLKPFVAAIEAGVSSIMPYYGVPVDVSYNGTDYEEVGMAFSDQIVNQLLRDELGFQGYVNSDTGIINDRAWGLEENTVPERVAAAINGGTDTLSGFHDVATITDLVNDGLVTEERVELAATRLVTPMFDMGLFENPYVDPAHATETVGSEAHREVGLDLQRKSAVLLQNGPAASGGGKTLPFEAGASVYVLGDIDPEAVAAYGYDVTDGNVEEGEERPSAEGHDYLLVSMTSSNEGSEAYVSNDPAYGLNPDHINPSVIEGFAGLDGESTYGAADACVAYGAESCTDDGLRFGGSFPWESSILDFTGMEAAESWQVTPSLSTVQQATAEVGDPNKVVLNVYFRQPFVLDEASGLRDAGAIVADFGTTDTALLDVLSGEFAPQGKMPFALAGTSEAILEQASDLPGYEDTEDGALFPFGFGLTYEDAPEVQRIDGDHRYATAAEIAVEFPEGTDTVYIANGLEAAEGADALAAGAAGARGVLEFIPNETPQGDPAPILLVKDDLVPQATTAALEALNPSEIVIVGGTLSVNADVEARLAESGADVRRVAGDNRYETAAQIAAEYSGVDTVYVATGRGAPDSNLALADALTASSVAGSNGAPVVLTRPDLVPAATQAVIADLDPDNIVVVGGPEAISDEVLAALGELAPAERVAGDNRYETAAALTQAYAEDGDTLYVASGATFPDALAGGSLSGSTSAPMLLTRADLLPSATAAEIERLSPQGITILGGPESINTDVEAKLQELLDTTWAD